The genomic segment cccagggatcgaaccaggtctcctgctttgcaggcagattctttaccgtgtgagcctccagggaagctcatCTAAAAGTCAAAGTTTCAAAATCTACACCCTGAGGACCAGGTTCTTTAGGATGCTAGGATTCAGAGTCAGCTCTCTGTCATTCGAGGAGTTGAACTTTGGGGAACAGAAGTGGAGGCTTGGCCCTTCCTGCCCatggctccctccctcctctaCAGAGGTCGCcagccctctctctctttcctgaccTCCAGCCCCCTCTGGGTCACTCACCGTTTGCGGCAGTGGGCAGCTGTGAGCAGCCAGCGGTCACTGATGAGGGTCGCCCCGCAGAAGAGATGGGTGAGGTGGAACAGCCCAGCCTGCCAGGGCTGCGAGTTGGGGCGACATTCCTTGGCCCCGATGGCTCGGGTgtctgcccagccctgccctggggtggggatgggaggcagAAGGGTTATCGGAGAGCCAGGTGGGAGGGCTCGGGGAGAGACGCTGGACAGAGGGCCTGATGGAAGGGTCCCAGGGGGGCCACGGAGGGGAGCATGACGGAGGGAACCTCACCTCCCAGGAGCgaaagcagagcacagaggaatGCCAGCCTCATGGCCTCTGCGGTGCCTGGATCTTCGAGCCTGTGCTCAGTGGCCCTGCTTCTTTATGGTAAGCCATGCTGTCTTCCTCCTTGGGGCCGCCCCATGATTAATCTGGGTTGGGACATGTCCCGGGAAGGAGGGGGAAGCCCAGGGGCCTTGACTGGGGGCCGTGGGGAGGCAGATCGCACCGGTAGACCCTTCATCAGGATGAGCCAGGGGCTGGCAGCATCAGGGGTCTGGCGCAATGGGGGAGGGGCCCTGGGTGAGACTGTCCTTCTCAAGTGGGCTTTCCAGAAAGGGCAGCCCTGATTCACCCTGACTTCAGGGTGGCAGTATCTGGTTGCAGGATATTCTGtggcctggaggaggaagagagaaaggaggaaggtcCCTAAGGCGGAGTCCTAGGGTGGAAGCAAGTTCATTTTGAATGAAGTTGCAGTGGGCTAGGACCAATGCACTGGGCAGGCTGGAGCGTTCCCTAGCAGGACCTCCCAAGAATCAGACTAGGAGTGGGAGAAAGAATCAGGACTCAGAGGGAAGAAGGCAAACCACCCGGCAGGATGGGGGTGAGgcagggaaagagggagaaagaaaaaaaaaaaaaagggagacatAGACACTGAAGGATGcaggtgagaaaaagaaaaagagacagaaacacTGTCTGGCCTGGCAGAGACTACAAAGGGACCTGCACAGCCACAGAACCCTCCCTGCCACGGGGACCTGGGCCCCTTCCCGCGAGGACAGAGGCCTCTCCCAGGAGGTTGAGCAATATGATCCCATCTGGGTTAGCCTACGCTTGTCATAACCTACTTCCGCTTCCGCATCTCTACCACCCCAAGGATCCAGGTGCCCAACCCAGCTGGTACTAAGCACTTTCCCCATTAATACCGCCAGATCTTGGCTAAGTCCTGAGAACATGGTCTTGTTTCTTTTCCACCCATCTCCATCTTTCCAGTGTTCTTCATATCACCCCATGTTCCTTGCCTCTCTCCCCATGCCTCCTTCTCACCAGATGAGCAGTTCCTTGAGGGTCAAGCCCAGATCTGACTCATCTCTGTGTTCCTCGCATCACCCTGTTCAGGAGTGGGCTCATGGGAGGCCTCAGGAGACGTTAATTGGGTGAGTGAATgtctttctccatatccttgttgGTAgtgaactcctactcatccttcacaACCCAACCTAaatgccccctcctccaggaagccttctctgattccTCCAGGCAGAGTACATCTTTTCCACACTGGGCACTTCCACCCTGGCCCTTCTACTTTCTGTTGGTGTAAGACTGATTATCAAACTGGGTCTGGGCTCCCTCGAATGTGTATACTTCACCATGATGTAGTGGTTTGGAGCATGGACTCTGGAACTGGACCATTTGGGTCCAAACCTCAGTGATGGTAATTGTTAagtgtgtgatcttgggcaagtcactgaacCTCTCTCAGTTGCTCCATCTACTAAGTAGCAATAATAACTGGGGTTGTGGGAGGATTAACACATATGAAGCATAACAGTGGTAGGCATTCAAAAAACATGCCTGTCCCCTTTCTACAGAGCCCTGCGCTGCCTCCATCACGGCTGCAGTTGCCTCTATTCTCTGCAGGCTGGGAGGTCCTTGAGACCAGAgactgaatacctactatgtgctaagtgCCATACTAACTGCTTTATAGAATATTTTGATAGCTAGCCTTTTTTTTTGACTATTTACTCTTTGCTGGCAGTTGGGTCAACATTTCACATATGTTTTCTCACTACATTCTCGCAAGAGTCTAACCAATCTCTATTTCACAGTGGAGATAGCTGAGGTAGAGACAGCACTCAAGAATTTTGCTCAAGTCACACAGTCAGTGAGTTACAGAAATATATTTCCTTCTCTACCTGGTGAACTCCTACTTATCCTTTAAAACCCCATGCATATGTCCCCTCAtctgagaagccttccctgattccTTCAGAAGGAGTCTTCAGGCCCTCTTGGGAAACCCTGGGCCTTCTTCTGTTACAGCATTGAtcattttatgttatttgtttatttggtgaTGTGTTGAATGCCTTCTATGTGTCAGGCATCAGACAATCACAGTGAATAAATCAGAGTCCCTGCCCGAATTGACTGGGTGAGGGGAAGGAGACAGACCATTATGGAGTAAACAGATACTGAGATCATTTTTGCTATAACAAGTGCTGCAAAAGAAATAAACGATGGATTAGTGACCAGCGTAGAGGAGTCCAGTGGGGAGAAGCTTTCAGCCAGGGAGGTCCTGGAAGGCCTTCTTGAGGAAGTGACTTTGAATAGGGGCCTGAATGACAGGAATGTAAGGCTTGCCTGTCTCCTGGACCAGACTAGCAGCTCCTTGAGGGTAGAGCCTAGTCTGATTCACCTCCAGGACCTGGCATGGCACACAGCTCAATAAACACTTATGATGTGACTAAAGGAATGGGTGaattgcctttaaaaatgaaTCGAGTTTTTGAGTTCCCACCTACTTTGCTCTGATTCTTGCATAATAAGCTCAGCTGATATGCTTCATTGGCGTTTCCTGGGTGTGCTAATaggggtggggaaacagtggaagagagCTGTGTAGACTCTGCTCAAACTCTGTGCCCCAGTCTTTCATGGGCTCTGTTGGGGGGAGCAGGGACCTTTTGGTCACCACTGGGTTCCCAGCACGCAGTAGTGAGCCTGCCATACAACTGGTGCTCAATAAATTGATattggaaagagaaaacaaaataacctGTGCAGGTTGGAAAATTTCTATCGTGCGCGTGTTCTGCTTGTGTTGCCACTCTAAAGTCCAGGCTCAGCGGAGGAGACACCCAGACTTCTGTTAGCTTTGCTTGGATTCTGCGTATAATAGCCCCTgttctgtgtgctcagttatgtccgactccctgtggccccatggactgtagtgggccaggctcctctgtctgtgggatttcccaggcaaagaatattggagtgggttgccatctcctcctccaggggatcttcctgctttggcaggtggattctttgccactagcgcctcctgggaagtcccatttAGCCCCTAGCACGGGAATATTTACACTGTAACAGTTTCAGGGAGAGGACAAGAACCCCTTCGTCCCAAATTTTCAGGGCAAAAAGCTCAAAGCCCATTTAGGTGAGGGGAGGGGATGGAGTCAGAGTGTCTGGTTGTCAGGTCGGCCAATGAGAATGGAGATGTGGTAGAGATGGAATTGGATGGGGATGGATCTaaccaagaaaccaaaacatttCCCTTAAATTTCGGAGAGTTTCTTTGCGTAAACTTAGCAACTGAGGTAGGGAGAGGTCCTCTCGTCTTAGAGGCTAAGATGCCTGTAATTGAGGTCCCTTGAGTTTCGGTGGCCCTAGCCGGGCACGGAAGGTACCAGATGACTCAGAGACAGCCTAGTTCCTGGGACAGGAGGAACAGGTGTTGGGTGGACCCCAACATGGGAAACagtgggagggaagaaggaagtggTTAAGAGGTGCTCCACAGAACttgacaggaagaaagaaatgcgATTCTCCCATCATTCCTGATGGACGGGGCTGGGAATGCAAAGGGTGGTTAGGATTAGAGGCTACCCCTGCGCTTTTCTCCCCAGGTCACAAAAATCACACACATGCCCACCAGGACCTGGGGCCATTTAGTCAGAGTTCACCACCCACCATGTTAATACTTGACGTGGCAATTTCCATGACAATCTACACACACATGTTATAGTCTCCTCATGACATGTTTTATGAGGTAAGCACTTCATTGTTCCGGCTTTCCAAGTGAGgctaaactgaggctcagagaaggtacttggcttgcccaaggtcacacagcaggcagCAGTGAAGAAGGCCAGATCAGGTGATGGATAACTTCTCTCAGAGACTAGTGACTACCAGCTTCATTTCTCATGAACAAAACTTGGCGACCGCTTTCTGCATCTCAGCTTCAGCATGGGCAAAGAACAGCATTGGGCAAGGGGTGTGAGGAAAGAGGGGAGATGTTAGCAGGTGTGAACGGGCGGAAGAAATTTGAGTGGGGCAGGGGGAGCGCCCAGCCCagctggaggaaggaggggaagttggaggaagagggcaggtGGAGAGGGGGTTGCGGGGCAGCTCCTGCGTCAGTTGGAGCGGATGGTCTTCTCTATCCAAGAGCGGTACTTGCAGATCTGAGTGTAGACGGCCGGATGCTGGGCGGAGCCGCAGGGGTAAACGCCCCATGAAAGGATGCCCTGCAGGGTCTCGTCACAGACCAGAGGGCCACCAGAGTCACTCTGggagtgggaggaaggagagatcaAATAAATTCACCAACGGAAAGGCTGCCACTTGGGGGTCTCGGGTACTGATGAGGAAGGGAGGGGTCGGGTAGGCCTGGAGCTGGGTTGGGATAAAGCTGAGGTTGGGGTCGGGttgaggtgggatggggtgaggatGAAGCTGGAGACAGGATGGCGCTGAGACTATCATTCATGGTAGGTGACGGATGAAGCAGGCTCTAGAGATAAGGGTGTGGTCGCActttaggagggcttccctggtggcactgagggtaaagaacccgcctgccaatgcaggagacgtaagagatgtgggttcgatccctgtgttgggaagatcccctggaggagggcatggcaacccactctggtatgagaatcccacggacagaggagccaggcaggctacagaccacagggttgcaaagagacagacacgactgaagccacttggcaTGTGGGCGTTTAGGAATGGCTTGAGGATGGGGATGTGGTTTAGGGTGGGGTAGGAAGGGgttgggagaagaaaatggcaactggctccaatattcttgcctgagaaattgcgtggacagaggagcctggagagctacggcccatggggtcgcacagagtcagatacgactgagcaacgcACACAGGATGGGGAGATGGGCTTGGGAGTGGAGCTGGAGACAGGGTTGGGCGTGAGAAGGAAGTAGAAAGGAAGGCATAAGGAAGTAGAGTTGAACAGGGGTTGACGTTGGGGGTAGAAGCGGGATAGTGCTGGACGTGGGGAGGAAACTGGGCTGGGAGTCGGGGGTGTCTGTTTTCCCATAGCCTCCCTGTCCTGCTCCCACCAGTCAGAGATCCCCCCTGGCCAGTCTGTACCTGGCAGGGGTCCTGGCCCTGATCCAGGCCTGCACACATCATGTTGCTGGTGATCACGCCGGGATAGAAGACTTCACACTCCTTAGGGCTCAGGATAGTGACCCTGGAGCAACTCAGGCCCTTGTTGTACTTCACTGGTGGGAGAAAGCATCGAGTAACCCTGGGCCCCGGTCCCCCAACCCCTCAGGCCCCAGGAGTCCCGACACCCAGTCCGTGCCCCTCCCAGGCCCCAGGCTCCCAACCTCTCCTCCATCGAGGAGTCCTGGCCCCTCATACTCCTTCCCCGAGATCCAGGCCCCACCCCGGGACCCCTGGCTCTTGCCTCTCCGGGAGGATGTTGTGGCCCAGCCAGCGATCTGGCACTGGTCCCCGGGCTGCGTGCAGCGGAAGGGCAGGCGCAGTGGCCGCACTCGAGGTCCCGGCACCACGGGCCTGCCGAGCTTCAGCAGCATGAGGTCGTGCTCGTCTGTGCGCCTCGGCAGGATGGGGCCCGAGCCCTGCTGGTACTTGGGGTGGACGATAGGACGAGACGTCCGGCGCAGCTGTTCgccctgcagcagcagcaggtggtcaTCCCCGACTCGAGCCCAcaggggcctggggagggaagagCCATAGAAGAGGCCAAACGTTCATCGGGACTGGGACTGAACCCCGAGTCCCTGGGAAGGAGGGTTCAGGCATGGGGTCGGGTGGACTCGGGTCCTGGcaagggagggggctggggttgGGACTCCAGGGTCTGAGGGAGAAGGCGCTGGAGGCCTAGATTCCTGGGTCTGATGGTGGAGGGGGCTGGGACTCCTAGGTTTGAGGAAGCAGTGTGTAGGGGAGAAGGGAGCTGGAGACCTGAGGTGGGGGGCATGGGGAGGTGTGATCACAGGTTTGGGTCCCTAAGTTCTGCAGGATTTGAGGGCAGAGGGTCTCCAGGGGTAAACctactctttttttcctctttcagtgaGGACTCACAAGGTGAACAACTTCTTTTAGTTTTAAAGTCCTAATCACACTAGACCCCAACTTCTGTCTGCTGCACACAACTGTCTACACCTAAATggaaaaccctgatgttgggaaagatttgaggacaggaggagaaaggggcaacagaggatgagatggttggatggcaccatcaactcaatggacatgagtttgagcaaactccaggagatagtgaagaacagggaagcctggtatgctgcagtccatggggtcacagagtgcgacatgacttagcgattgaacaacaaaaacaagacaaatggAACCCTAAGAGATTCCGCTAGGCAGTGACTCTGGATGGGCCTAGAAACGCTGAGAAAGACCACACTGCCCCCTCGTGGCCACAGCACAACCCCACCTCTCCTCGTGCAGGAAGCCCTCGAGGACTGCCCCCACGTGGAGCTGGCAGGTCCATACCATCACGTGCTCGCGCCCTCCCTCCCCGTCCCCAGGGCcactctccccagcccctccgTAGCGCCCCAGAGGAGCTCCCCCTACTTATTGTTCCCGCAATGTGCAGCGGTGAGCACCCAACTCCTGTCCACCAGGACGCCGGCGCAGTGGAACGAAAGGCCGTTGAAGAGGGACACCTGCCAGGGCTGCGAGCCGTGAGCGCACGGGGCGCCGGAGGCCACGAAGTTGGAGCTTGTGTCGTTTGCGGGGAGCAGCAGAGCCTCCGAGACTGGAGAAAGAAAGCAGGTGGGGGTCAGAGCAGGCAGGACAGTATGGCAAGCACTGGGTTTGGGATCCGAGTGGGGCCATAGGACGGAGctttttggggggtggtgggcaCAGCCTGAACTCGACGGTGTGTGTGGGAATTGGGGGTCCCGAAGCAACCTAATGGAAGTGGGCGGGGAACGGCGTGAGAGGGGAAAGGAGCCTaaggggcttcccctggtggctcagacagaaacgaatctgcctgcaaggccgGAGActcgcgttcgatccctgggtcgggaaaatcccctgaggactcaatggcaacccagtccaggattcatgcctgggaaatcccgtggacagaggagcctggcgggctacagtgcctgatgagtgagcgactgacactttcactttcacttgcaagGAGACCCAAGAGGCTGATTCTGGAGGAGCGAGGACTGAACCGAGTGCTGGAAGGTCAGGAATACAAGGGAGGAGGCGTGGGTGTGGGGGCGTGGCGAAGGAAGGGGCTAGAACCCTGGGCTGGGCGGGTGAAAGTTAGGGTTGGGAATAAAGCTACTGCGTTAGCAGAAGGGGAGAGGGCAAAGGCCTGGGAtagggacccccccccccccgccccgcccccgcccccgtggGTCCGGATGactgagactccacactcccaatgcacaGGGCGTAGGAGTTCAATCTCCggagggaactagattccacaggcTTCAGCTAAGAGTTGGCCGGCAGCGACTGAAGATCCCACACGTCGAAGCTAAAAAGATGCCCCAACTAAAAGTTGcagctgtgtgctgcaactaagacccggcgcagccaaataaatatatacatattttaaaaaaagaaaagacttgggATTAAAATAGGGCGGAGTAAGAAGGGGCGGGGAAGGGAAAGGCGAGGACAAAGTCGGGGGTGTACTGATCCTAGCGGAGTGAAAAGGGTTGGGATAGCTAGGGCGGAGTTAGAAGAGAGGCGGGTCTGACTTGGGGCCGGGCCTTTCCGAACCGGTGGGTGAGGGCTGGGGGTCCCAAGGGGAGGAGAAGTGAGCGGCAGGCTTGGTAATAACAGCCCATTCTCCCATCGCCTCCCCTTCCCCGGCCCGCCGCCCGCCCCGTTCCCCGCCTCACCCCAGAATTGCGCCATcagtagcggcagcagcagcagcttccccaGGCCGCCCTGAGCGCCGGAGGCGGCGGAGAGGTGGAGATGCGGAGGTCTCATGGCCAGGACCTATGCTGGGGAGGAGCAGCGACGGGGGCAGTTCAAAACACTTGCCGGGCCCGAGACCCCCACCTTGCCTGCCCGTCCGCGCATCCTGGACCACCCCAACCGCTGGGGACCAGTTTATCCTGTGACCGGCTGGCGCAGGGGTGGGTAGCCTGGCAATTCGGGCCTGAACCGTCAGTGATGGGCGCAATTACCCTAATGACGCCCCTCTGGCGTCCTCCCGCACTCCCCTTCCCACGCCCGAGGGCAGCGCCCTCCCGGCCCGGGCTGGCCGGGATGCCAGCCTCTGGGCGCTTCAGGTTCCTGTCCTCCTTCATGTAAATGGGCTGGAGCTTCgaggctcagaggataaagaggATAAAGAAGCTGAGTCTTCAACAAGTCTCCTACCTGCGACCTGAAGGTGCCCACCTGGGCTCTGGCGGCCCACCCCCACCAAGGTGAGGAGCGTGCCGCTCACCTGGGAGCCGTcgaggggagaggggaagacgTGCCTCGCCCTGCCTCAGCCCTGCCGTGTGGGCCGCTGGACTCCTCTGCCAAGGGACCCCTGGGCAGGCCTCCCCTTTTAACCCCGAAGAGCCTgtttccccaccctccccccagggAGGTACCcgctccctttccctctccctaatTATGCCGTGGGTGAGGCTGGGCCCCAGATTCCTGCTCTGGGAGGGGCCAGGAATACAGGCTTCTCCCAGTGCCTGAAACACCCTTTCTGAACTTGGATTTCGTGGGGTTTCCCCAGGTCCAGTGTTTCCAGAAGCCTTCTTAGGTGAGGAGAGAGGGGGGGCCACATCCCCAGGAGTTTCCCGGGGGTCACCGGCATAGTGTTGGAGACGGATGACTGTAAGCAGAGAGAGGGGGAAATAAATAAACAGGGAAATGCATACCTATAGTGACGTAATGGGAAAAGCCGGAGTGCTGACCTGAAAAGTGGGAAGCAGAGAGATAAGACAGACTGAAGGAAAAAGAGTGGGagcaagagacacacacacaaggaaaacaGAGAGGCAGGTGCAGACACAGAGGGATGCTGTGTGCTCGGGTGCGCATCCGTCCACAGCCAGagcagtgtctgtgtgtgtcccggCCCCTGTGTGTAGGGGGAGGTTCCGCATCCCGTGCGGTCACTTCCCGTCCTTCCTGCCACCTGTGGGTCTCCAGGTGACACACGAGCCCGTGAGTCACAGGAGGCCGAAAGCGGCAAGGGGCATCGCACGGCACTTCAGCCAACTCCCTCATTTCGGGTGAGGAgtgggaggctcagagagggcagtgACTCACaggaggtcacacagcaaggtcCACGTAACCACCTAGAGGCCCCAGTTCCAGCTCTGGGCTCTTACTCATGCCAACTAACTCCCCTGCCAGCTGAGCAGAATGTGAGGAGAGATCTAGTTCTGGACTATTTGTGACGCATCTTCTCCAGCAAGAAGTGGGTTAATTCCAGAGGTTTGTCCGGCTCTTGTGCCATCCAATTGAACTTTCGGCTGTGATGGAGAGGCTCCGTATTTGCTATCCAAGGTGGTAGCCACCAGCCGCAGGTGGCTACAGGGGTTTTGACATGCGACGAGTATGACTCAAGGATTACATTTCTGATTTTaggctatttaaatttaat from the Capra hircus breed San Clemente chromosome 18, ASM170441v1, whole genome shotgun sequence genome contains:
- the KLK10 gene encoding kallikrein-10, which encodes MRPPHLHLSAASGAQGGLGKLLLLPLLMAQFWVSEALLLPANDTSSNFVASGAPCAHGSQPWQVSLFNGLSFHCAGVLVDRSWVLTAAHCGNNKPLWARVGDDHLLLLQGEQLRRTSRPIVHPKYQQGSGPILPRRTDEHDLMLLKLGRPVVPGPRVRPLRLPFRCTQPGDQCQIAGWATTSSRRVKYNKGLSCSRVTILSPKECEVFYPGVITSNMMCAGLDQGQDPCQSDSGGPLVCDETLQGILSWGVYPCGSAQHPAVYTQICKYRSWIEKTIRSN